In Arsenicicoccus dermatophilus, a genomic segment contains:
- a CDS encoding type II secretion system F family protein, which produces MSGLAVGLLLGLGLFCVWWSCWVPDEAERPVEREGRLAHLSDELLQADLRSVSAWQLLGACGVLGLLTLLLVWGMTDVAPVALCFAGLVGYLPLGLVRARARRRRLLLRDLWPDAVDNIASGVRAGLALPEALGQLAVRGPEPLRPAFARFADGYRVTGRFGDCLDTLKADLADPVGDRLVESMRIAREVGGSDLGRLLRTLSSFLREDARTRAEMEARQSWTVNAARLALAAPWLVLASMVTRPASLQAYATPLGAVVLGCGAALSGFAYWLMTRVGRLPEEQRVLR; this is translated from the coding sequence GTGAGCGGCCTCGCCGTCGGGCTGCTCCTCGGCCTCGGGCTCTTCTGCGTCTGGTGGTCCTGCTGGGTGCCGGACGAGGCCGAGCGCCCGGTCGAGCGGGAAGGCCGCCTCGCTCACCTGTCCGACGAGCTGTTGCAGGCCGACCTGCGCTCGGTGAGCGCGTGGCAGCTCCTGGGGGCCTGCGGCGTGCTGGGCCTGCTCACCCTGCTCCTCGTCTGGGGCATGACGGACGTCGCACCCGTCGCCCTCTGCTTCGCCGGGCTGGTGGGCTACCTCCCGCTGGGCCTGGTCCGGGCCCGCGCTCGCCGTCGCCGTCTGCTGCTGCGGGACCTGTGGCCGGACGCTGTCGACAACATCGCCTCCGGCGTGCGGGCCGGGCTCGCGCTGCCCGAGGCGCTCGGCCAGCTCGCGGTCCGCGGCCCCGAGCCCCTGCGGCCGGCGTTCGCGAGGTTCGCCGACGGCTACCGCGTGACCGGTCGCTTCGGGGACTGCCTGGACACCCTCAAGGCCGACCTCGCCGACCCGGTCGGCGACCGCCTCGTGGAGTCCATGCGGATCGCCCGTGAGGTGGGCGGCAGCGACCTGGGCCGGCTGCTGCGCACCTTGTCGAGCTTCCTGCGCGAGGACGCCCGCACCCGCGCCGAGATGGAGGCCCGGCAGTCCTGGACCGTCAACGCCGCCCGCCTGGCGCTCGCCGCCCCCTGGCTGGTGCTCGCGTCGATGGTCACCAGACCGGCGTCCCTGCAGGCCTACGCCACTCCGCTCGGGGCCGTGGTCCTGGGCTGCGGCGCGGCCCTGTCCGGGTTCGCCTACTGGCTGATGACGCGGGTCGGACGGCTGCCCGAGGAGCAGCGGGTGCTGCGATGA
- a CDS encoding CpaF family protein: MPVNAQLKTRLVQADTAVDDAGRLAHAPHLTSQTRPRVEELWINEPGKVFVARDGVSELTPVILTADAVRDLVERMLKTSGRRVDLSTPFVDAALADGSRLHVVIPDVSRRHWLVNVRKFVARADHLDDLVRLGALTQHAADFLAAAVASGLNVLVSGGTQAGKTTTLNCLAAAIPPRERVVTCEEVFEMKLPLRDVAAMQCRQASLEGTGEIPLRALVKEALRMRPSRIIVGEVRQAESLDLLIALNSGLPGMATIHANSAREAITKMCTLPLLAGENVGSRFVVPTVASSIDVVVQIALEADGRRRVREIVGVPGRVEDDVIEVADLFVRRGGDLVRADGFPPHADRFERAGHDLAALLRPRS, from the coding sequence CTGCCGGTCAACGCCCAACTCAAGACCCGTCTTGTCCAGGCTGATACGGCAGTAGACGACGCAGGACGACTCGCTCATGCCCCACACCTTACGTCGCAAACGCGGCCGCGGGTCGAGGAGCTGTGGATCAACGAGCCGGGCAAGGTGTTCGTCGCCCGGGACGGGGTCAGCGAGCTCACGCCCGTCATCCTCACCGCCGACGCCGTGCGTGACCTGGTGGAGCGGATGCTCAAGACGAGCGGTCGCCGGGTCGACCTGAGCACCCCCTTCGTGGACGCGGCCCTCGCGGACGGCAGCCGGCTGCACGTGGTGATCCCGGACGTCTCTCGGCGCCACTGGCTGGTCAACGTGCGCAAGTTCGTCGCCCGCGCCGACCACCTGGACGACCTGGTGCGCCTCGGCGCGCTGACCCAGCACGCCGCGGACTTCCTCGCGGCCGCCGTCGCGTCCGGGCTCAACGTGCTGGTCAGCGGAGGGACCCAGGCGGGGAAGACGACCACGCTCAACTGCCTCGCGGCCGCGATCCCCCCGCGCGAGCGGGTGGTGACGTGCGAGGAGGTCTTCGAGATGAAGCTGCCGCTGCGCGACGTCGCGGCGATGCAGTGCCGCCAGGCCAGCCTGGAGGGCACCGGGGAGATCCCGCTGCGGGCGCTCGTCAAGGAGGCGCTGCGCATGCGCCCCTCGCGGATCATCGTCGGCGAGGTCCGTCAGGCCGAGAGCCTGGACCTGCTCATCGCCCTCAACTCCGGCCTGCCCGGGATGGCGACCATCCACGCCAACTCCGCCCGCGAGGCGATCACCAAGATGTGCACCCTGCCGCTTCTCGCGGGGGAGAACGTCGGCTCCCGCTTCGTGGTCCCCACGGTGGCGTCGAGCATCGACGTCGTCGTCCAGATCGCCCTGGAGGCGGACGGGCGGCGCCGGGTCCGCGAGATCGTCGGGGTCCCGGGCCGCGTCGAGGACGACGTCATCGAGGTGGCCGACCTCTTCGTGCGCCGCGGGGGCGACCTGGTGCGGGCCGACGGCTTCCCGCCGCACGCCGACCGGTTCGAGCGGGCAGGCCACGACCTCGCCGCGCTGCTGAGGCCGCGGTCGTGA
- a CDS encoding recombinase family protein, protein MSESSCVVYCRISLDKTGLELGVDRQERACLELAERMGWTVAEVYRDNSVSATSRKPRPAFEAMLAARPARIVMWSVDRLVRKGPDLERLIDLGVPVHSCQAGPMDLATASGRLNARLLVSVATFEGEMKAERQRLASRQRREQGRPAWSVRPFGFNRDGSHREDEAALLRHAYGMLDRGETVEAIRQWMNAQGSLTPKGNPWRHSSILSVLRHPRNGGLMVIPAEGDDPETLIPAAWEGIVSAAEWRRIMGRSAHRALTGRGQGKRKALLSGVVTCGRCGGSMRKSTQPRTGRPIYSAACAHVTAPLEVLDASVRMSLVLAALTRRRDLGAETVSAEAAEAGERAEALRARVQTMTDMLADGDIDRAEYRRATAHLRSEVARLEAVAETAHSADPWAAVPLEHMLEMLGRGTLPLVGQQALIRQHFRSVELLPKSAGTRFDPRRHLRLVDHDGNPVPVVSASSLSEPAEVAARILAEGGSDDEVAARLDAAAVAWAEGALSLSRSS, encoded by the coding sequence ATGAGCGAGTCGTCCTGCGTCGTCTACTGCCGTATCAGCCTGGACAAGACGGGTCTTGAGTTGGGCGTTGACCGGCAGGAGCGTGCCTGCCTGGAGTTGGCGGAGCGTATGGGGTGGACGGTCGCAGAGGTGTACCGGGATAACTCCGTGTCCGCTACGAGCCGTAAGCCTCGGCCCGCTTTTGAGGCCATGCTGGCTGCCCGTCCTGCCCGGATCGTCATGTGGTCGGTTGACCGGCTGGTGCGTAAGGGGCCGGACCTGGAGCGTCTCATTGACTTGGGGGTGCCGGTTCACTCGTGTCAGGCGGGGCCGATGGATCTAGCCACGGCCTCGGGTCGTTTGAACGCCCGGCTGCTGGTGTCGGTCGCGACCTTTGAGGGTGAGATGAAGGCGGAGCGGCAGCGGCTGGCGTCTCGTCAGCGTCGGGAGCAGGGGCGTCCTGCGTGGTCTGTCCGGCCCTTCGGCTTCAACCGGGACGGTTCGCATCGTGAGGATGAGGCTGCTCTGCTCCGTCATGCTTACGGGATGTTGGATCGTGGGGAGACGGTGGAGGCGATTCGCCAGTGGATGAACGCTCAGGGCTCGCTCACGCCGAAGGGGAATCCGTGGCGACACTCTTCGATCCTCTCCGTCCTCCGTCACCCCCGGAATGGTGGCCTGATGGTCATTCCTGCCGAGGGTGACGATCCTGAGACGTTGATTCCGGCCGCGTGGGAGGGGATTGTGTCGGCCGCGGAGTGGCGCAGAATCATGGGTCGGTCTGCTCATAGGGCTTTGACGGGTAGGGGTCAGGGGAAGCGGAAGGCGCTCCTGTCGGGTGTGGTCACGTGCGGCAGGTGTGGTGGCTCTATGCGGAAGTCGACTCAGCCTCGGACGGGGCGTCCCATCTACTCGGCGGCCTGTGCGCATGTGACGGCTCCGCTGGAGGTGTTGGATGCCTCGGTGCGGATGTCCCTGGTGTTGGCTGCGTTGACTCGCCGTCGTGATCTGGGGGCTGAGACGGTTTCGGCCGAGGCTGCTGAGGCTGGCGAGCGGGCCGAGGCGTTGCGGGCTCGTGTCCAGACGATGACGGACATGCTCGCGGATGGAGACATTGACCGTGCCGAGTATCGTCGGGCGACGGCTCACCTTCGATCTGAGGTGGCTCGCTTGGAGGCTGTGGCGGAGACGGCACATTCTGCCGACCCGTGGGCTGCGGTCCCTCTTGAGCACATGTTGGAGATGTTGGGTCGGGGCACCTTGCCGCTGGTGGGTCAACAGGCGTTGATTCGGCAGCACTTCCGGTCCGTGGAACTGCTGCCTAAGTCGGCCGGTACTCGCTTCGACCCTCGCAGGCACCTTCGTCTGGTGGACCACGACGGCAACCCTGTGCCGGTGGTGAGCGCGTCGAGCCTGTCGGAGCCTGCGGAGGTGGCTGCGCGCATCCTTGCCGAGGGTGGTTCGGATGATGAGGTGGCGGCTCGTCTTGATGCGGCTGCTGTGGCGTGGGCCGAGGGTGCACTGAGCCTGTCTCGGTCGTCCTGA
- a CDS encoding helix-turn-helix transcriptional regulator: MTTREAAAFLGLSVGHLCNLRSQGKGPAYSKMPGGHCRYRLADLKAYLGVTEDDDQ, encoded by the coding sequence ATGACCACGCGGGAGGCTGCCGCATTCCTGGGCCTGTCCGTCGGACACCTCTGCAACCTGCGATCCCAGGGGAAGGGACCGGCCTACTCCAAGATGCCCGGAGGCCATTGCCGTTACCGCCTGGCCGACCTCAAGGCCTACCTCGGCGTGACTGAGGACGACGACCAGTGA
- a CDS encoding helix-turn-helix domain-containing protein — protein MLQVLRYINAVCSPDNGLTPSERLVLICHATHVNNATGETFVSSETVAAETGVTDRTVRKARRMARESGWLTERRPAKRRSGHATVWALPPLDRGQTPDGWGRDTPSLRELSSPTGGSLRELSSPTGGSLRELSSPTGGSLRELSSPN, from the coding sequence ATGCTGCAAGTCCTGCGCTACATCAACGCCGTCTGCTCACCGGACAACGGCTTGACACCCAGTGAGCGGCTGGTCCTGATCTGCCACGCGACGCACGTCAACAACGCGACCGGCGAGACGTTCGTATCGTCAGAGACGGTGGCCGCGGAAACCGGCGTGACGGACCGGACCGTCAGGAAGGCCCGACGCATGGCCCGTGAGTCGGGATGGCTGACGGAGCGACGACCCGCGAAACGACGGTCTGGACACGCGACCGTCTGGGCACTGCCTCCGCTCGACCGAGGGCAGACCCCGGACGGCTGGGGCAGGGACACCCCGTCTTTAAGGGAACTGAGTTCCCCTACTGGAGGATCTTTAAGGGAACTGAGTTCCCCTACTGGAGGATCTTTAAGGGAACTGAGTTCCCCTACTGGAGGATCTTTAAGGGAACTGAGTTCCCCCAACTGA
- a CDS encoding transposase has protein sequence MPKKYDEHTRARAVRLVREQRAHYRSRTEACEAVAKQEGVAKETLRRWVAQDDVDTGAKAGVTSEEHAENARLRAEVKKLREQVEILSAATTFFAGALDSRKR, from the coding sequence ATGCCGAAGAAGTACGACGAGCACACCCGCGCGCGGGCGGTCAGGTTGGTGCGTGAGCAGCGGGCTCACTACCGGTCGCGGACCGAGGCCTGTGAGGCTGTCGCGAAACAGGAAGGCGTCGCGAAGGAAACCCTGCGCCGCTGGGTCGCCCAGGACGACGTCGACACCGGCGCCAAGGCGGGGGTCACCAGTGAGGAACACGCTGAGAACGCTCGCCTACGTGCTGAGGTGAAGAAGCTCCGCGAGCAGGTCGAGATCCTCTCGGCCGCAACGACTTTCTTCGCGGGAGCGCTCGACTCCCGCAAGCGCTGA
- a CDS encoding IS30 family transposase yields the protein MRTGDVPEGVRRQWRADRALRPPMRSPGRPQPSRAVQREFWRVIATGVTTAQAALVVGVSVPVGMRWFRHAGGMPPLSLGAPSGRYLSFEEREEIAILRAQGAGVRSIARQLQRDPGTISRELRRNAVTRGHRLEYRAVVAQWKAQEAAKRPKVAKMVTNPRLRAYVQDRLAGQVCHPDGTVVAGPDAGEWKGLNKPRRADRRWSRAWSPEQISQRLSIDFPDDEGMRISHEAIYQALYIEGRGALRRELVACLRTGRALRHPRERSRNKAQGHVTPDVVLSQRPPEAADRAVPGHWEGDLIIGTGRSAIGTLVERHSRATILVHLPRLEGWGEQPPAKNGTSLGGYGAVAMNQALTAAISDLPQQLRTTITWDRGKELSGHAAFTMATGTRVFFADPHSPWQRPTNENTNGLLRQYFPKGTDLSRWTATDLQAIAYTLNNRPRKVLGWKTPAEVLGEHLRSLEQAGVASTG from the coding sequence ATGAGGACCGGCGATGTGCCCGAGGGGGTGCGTCGGCAGTGGCGTGCTGATCGGGCGTTGCGGCCGCCGATGCGTTCCCCGGGCCGTCCGCAGCCGTCGCGGGCGGTGCAGCGGGAGTTCTGGCGGGTGATCGCGACGGGGGTCACGACCGCGCAGGCCGCGTTGGTGGTGGGCGTGTCCGTGCCGGTGGGGATGCGGTGGTTTCGTCACGCTGGGGGGATGCCACCGCTGAGTCTTGGTGCCCCGTCCGGGCGGTATCTGTCGTTCGAGGAACGTGAGGAGATCGCGATCCTGCGTGCCCAGGGGGCGGGGGTGCGCTCGATCGCCCGACAGCTTCAGCGCGACCCGGGCACGATCAGTCGTGAGCTGCGCCGCAACGCCGTTACCCGTGGTCATCGGTTGGAGTACCGGGCTGTCGTGGCGCAGTGGAAGGCTCAGGAAGCGGCCAAGCGGCCGAAGGTCGCGAAGATGGTCACGAACCCGCGGCTGCGCGCCTACGTCCAGGACCGGCTCGCCGGGCAGGTCTGCCACCCGGACGGCACGGTCGTGGCCGGCCCGGACGCCGGCGAGTGGAAAGGGTTGAACAAGCCCCGACGCGCTGACCGGCGCTGGTCGAGGGCGTGGAGCCCCGAGCAGATCAGCCAACGGTTGTCGATCGACTTCCCCGATGATGAAGGCATGCGCATCAGCCACGAGGCGATCTACCAGGCGTTGTACATCGAGGGTCGTGGCGCGCTCAGACGCGAGCTGGTGGCCTGCCTGCGTACCGGCCGAGCGCTGCGTCACCCGCGCGAGCGGTCCCGGAACAAGGCCCAGGGACACGTCACCCCCGACGTCGTCCTCAGCCAGCGGCCGCCTGAGGCCGCCGACCGGGCCGTGCCGGGGCACTGGGAAGGCGACCTGATCATCGGGACGGGCCGCTCGGCGATCGGGACGCTGGTCGAGCGGCACAGTCGCGCCACGATCCTGGTCCACCTACCCCGGCTGGAAGGGTGGGGCGAGCAGCCCCCGGCCAAGAACGGCACCTCACTGGGCGGGTACGGCGCCGTCGCGATGAACCAGGCCCTCACGGCCGCGATCAGCGACCTGCCGCAGCAGCTGCGCACGACGATCACCTGGGACCGCGGCAAGGAGCTGTCCGGGCACGCCGCGTTCACGATGGCGACCGGCACCCGGGTGTTCTTCGCCGACCCACACTCGCCCTGGCAGCGGCCCACGAACGAGAACACCAACGGGCTGCTGCGCCAGTACTTCCCCAAGGGCACCGACCTGTCCCGCTGGACCGCGACCGACCTACAGGCCATCGCGTACACCCTGAACAACCGGCCCCGCAAGGTCCTCGGATGGAAGACACCCGCAGAAGTGCTCGGCGAGCACTTACGATCGCTGGAACAAGCCGGTGTTGCATCGACCGGTTGA
- a CDS encoding FtsK/SpoIIIE domain-containing protein: MVRVELEVMTPTGGSVVTVAAPAGTTWAELRPHLCERLGLDDAAVWRVAALPLPDDAALGHPPLLRGARLEPGAAPAPTTSRGHRLLLCAVGGPAAGLVLPLASGDHVVGRDRGCDLVIPDPALSRHHAVLAVREDGVRLLDVGSTNGSRVDGVTASGSTPVAPGVRFRLGDSTLVVTRPPRPGRVRADGEGHLVVHPGPTPAATRREVTVELPRPPAQADPPAFPWVTLLLPLAGAAFLAAVVRAPYLLVLGLLGPLVVLATHLTESRRRRLRGATEQARHEEATRVCERQVAEALAAEVELREGRTADPARALLAVSARGAGLWRDPAPGSWLVRLGRARQPSLVTVRAADRPPTTPVLEDAPLEVDLRAAGCTAIAGPGAHEVLAAALGGGMTRWSGPAHVHLVAPTARAARRWDWVRWLPGGSPPLPADEAAALVAALAADPDGHLVVVVQAEHPACVALLDRLRAGVVLAATEQADRLPATARAWLALDGRGRGSAGMPDGTLVPAVVPDRAAAGWPQALAAALAPLVTGSGPSRHQAPPDRLPLSEALGLEVHDPDAVAARWAAERRGPAAVIGHDGSAPVVLDLVTDGPHVLVGGTTGSGKSELLQTLVAGLATTLSPQELTFLLVDYKGGAAFDRCADLPHTTGLLTDLDEHLAERALVSLRAELTRRERLLRDAGAADLDAYLARRGCDAEPLPRLVVVVDEFRVLAQEVPGFVDGLLAVATVGRSLGVHLVLATQRPAGVVTPDIRANVNARIALRMRDAADSQDILEAPDAARLGDRRPGRALWRTAGGPPRLLQVAWAGAPAAEPGTSLVEVLVAGEPPPPPATGRTELDVLVDTVTAAAQGRPAVRRPWLPPLPDVIRPEELPCGALGLADLPHEQRQVPHLLDLAGGRHLAVVGTHRTGRTTALRAVAAAALAEPEVHLHAVDGGGQLGDLTRIPCCGTVVGAEDPLQVLRLLQLLAAGCRETPARRVLLLVDRWDAVVGTVDPVLAATLQDALVALLRDGPGGGLLVAMAGDRTLLTSSLATHLGDRLLLRMPDPTDLALAGVPAAARPDVQPSGRALRTPDHVEVQLALVTADDLQRVGARAGAPSGPVLRLRSLPTNVSLDTVAASRPGGTAAFALGGDAAQPVPTPLATAPVIAVLGPPGSGRSTALAALGAAALEDAAEGAASQVSADPGSAGPRTATQDPGAATQATRALAPGPRPVVVVATRRSPLTAWAAAHGVLVHGRDDADRLGVALQGPGVVLLVDDAELLLDSPAEAVCVAAAQRAGRQEPGAPTVAVAGSGSQLTATFRGLATELRRCGTGIVLQPHHPTDGELLGTRVPRLHAPPPGRAILVDHGRCLAIQVARPSTD; encoded by the coding sequence ATGGTGCGCGTGGAGCTCGAGGTGATGACACCGACGGGCGGATCCGTCGTGACCGTCGCCGCGCCCGCAGGGACGACCTGGGCCGAGCTCCGCCCGCACCTGTGCGAGCGCCTGGGTCTGGACGACGCCGCGGTATGGCGGGTCGCTGCGCTCCCCCTGCCCGACGACGCCGCCCTCGGCCACCCGCCCCTGCTGCGCGGAGCCCGCCTGGAGCCCGGCGCCGCTCCCGCGCCCACCACCTCCCGGGGTCACCGCCTCCTCCTGTGCGCCGTCGGCGGGCCGGCCGCCGGACTCGTCCTCCCGCTGGCCAGCGGCGACCACGTCGTCGGCCGCGACCGCGGGTGCGACCTGGTCATCCCCGACCCCGCCCTGTCCCGCCACCACGCCGTCCTGGCGGTGCGCGAGGACGGCGTGCGGCTGCTGGACGTCGGCTCGACCAACGGCTCGCGCGTCGACGGGGTGACGGCGAGCGGCAGCACCCCGGTCGCGCCCGGGGTGAGGTTCCGGCTGGGCGACTCGACCCTCGTGGTCACCCGTCCCCCGCGCCCCGGGCGGGTCCGGGCCGACGGCGAGGGCCACCTCGTCGTGCACCCCGGCCCGACGCCGGCCGCCACCCGGAGGGAGGTGACGGTGGAGCTGCCTCGGCCTCCGGCCCAGGCCGACCCGCCGGCCTTCCCCTGGGTGACGCTCCTGCTGCCGCTCGCCGGTGCCGCGTTCCTGGCGGCGGTGGTCCGGGCGCCATACCTGCTGGTCCTCGGCCTGCTCGGACCCCTCGTCGTGCTCGCCACGCACCTGACCGAGAGCCGCCGGCGACGTCTGCGCGGGGCCACGGAGCAGGCGCGGCACGAGGAGGCCACCCGGGTCTGCGAGCGCCAGGTCGCCGAGGCGCTCGCCGCCGAGGTCGAGCTGCGGGAGGGGCGTACCGCCGACCCGGCCCGCGCCCTCCTGGCGGTCTCCGCCCGCGGCGCGGGACTGTGGCGGGACCCGGCGCCGGGCTCCTGGCTGGTGCGGCTCGGTCGCGCCCGGCAACCCTCCCTGGTGACCGTGCGCGCCGCCGACCGCCCACCCACGACCCCGGTCCTCGAGGACGCACCCCTCGAGGTCGACCTGCGCGCGGCCGGGTGCACGGCGATCGCCGGGCCGGGTGCACACGAGGTGCTGGCCGCCGCCCTCGGCGGGGGTATGACGCGCTGGAGCGGCCCGGCGCACGTGCACCTCGTGGCACCCACCGCCCGCGCGGCCCGGCGCTGGGACTGGGTCCGGTGGCTCCCAGGTGGGTCACCTCCGCTCCCGGCCGACGAGGCAGCAGCCCTCGTGGCGGCGCTGGCGGCAGACCCCGACGGCCACCTGGTGGTCGTCGTGCAGGCCGAGCACCCGGCGTGCGTGGCGCTGCTCGACCGGCTGCGGGCCGGCGTCGTGCTCGCCGCGACCGAGCAGGCCGACCGCCTGCCCGCCACGGCCCGCGCCTGGCTCGCCCTCGACGGGCGAGGCCGCGGGTCCGCGGGGATGCCGGACGGGACCCTCGTGCCCGCAGTGGTCCCGGACCGTGCAGCGGCGGGATGGCCCCAGGCGCTGGCAGCGGCTCTCGCGCCGCTGGTGACCGGCTCCGGACCCAGCCGGCATCAGGCGCCTCCGGACCGGCTGCCGCTCTCCGAGGCGCTCGGCCTCGAGGTCCACGACCCGGACGCCGTCGCCGCACGCTGGGCCGCGGAGCGGCGGGGACCGGCCGCCGTCATCGGTCACGACGGATCGGCACCGGTGGTGCTCGACCTGGTCACCGACGGGCCGCACGTCCTGGTCGGGGGCACCACGGGCTCCGGGAAGTCCGAGCTGCTCCAGACCCTCGTCGCCGGGCTCGCGACCACGCTGTCGCCGCAGGAGCTGACCTTCCTGCTCGTGGACTACAAGGGCGGCGCAGCCTTCGACCGGTGCGCCGACCTGCCCCACACCACCGGGCTGCTCACCGACCTGGACGAGCACCTCGCCGAGCGCGCCCTGGTCTCCCTGCGTGCCGAGCTGACCCGCCGTGAGCGCCTGCTGCGCGACGCGGGGGCGGCGGACCTGGACGCCTACCTCGCCCGTCGTGGCTGCGACGCGGAGCCGCTGCCCCGCCTCGTCGTCGTGGTCGACGAGTTCCGGGTGCTGGCGCAGGAGGTGCCCGGCTTCGTCGACGGGCTGCTCGCCGTCGCCACCGTCGGCCGCTCCCTGGGGGTCCACCTGGTGCTCGCCACCCAGCGGCCGGCCGGCGTGGTCACCCCGGACATCCGCGCCAACGTCAACGCCCGCATCGCGCTGCGCATGCGCGACGCCGCCGACTCCCAGGACATCCTCGAGGCCCCTGACGCGGCCCGGCTCGGCGACCGGCGTCCCGGCCGGGCGCTGTGGCGCACCGCGGGCGGTCCACCTCGGCTGCTGCAGGTGGCCTGGGCGGGCGCACCCGCGGCGGAGCCCGGCACCTCGCTCGTCGAGGTGCTCGTGGCAGGGGAACCTCCGCCACCACCGGCGACCGGGCGGACCGAGCTGGACGTCCTCGTCGACACGGTGACGGCAGCCGCCCAGGGCCGACCCGCGGTGCGCCGCCCCTGGCTGCCGCCGCTGCCCGACGTGATCCGGCCGGAGGAGCTGCCCTGCGGCGCCCTCGGGCTCGCCGACCTGCCCCACGAGCAGCGGCAGGTGCCGCACCTGCTGGACCTCGCGGGCGGCCGTCACCTCGCGGTCGTCGGCACCCACCGGACCGGCCGCACCACCGCCCTGCGCGCCGTCGCCGCGGCGGCCCTCGCCGAGCCTGAGGTGCACCTGCACGCCGTCGACGGCGGCGGGCAGCTGGGCGACCTCACCCGGATCCCCTGCTGCGGGACGGTCGTCGGCGCCGAGGATCCGCTGCAGGTCCTGCGGCTGCTGCAGCTGCTCGCGGCCGGGTGCCGAGAGACGCCTGCCAGGCGCGTCCTCCTCCTCGTGGACCGGTGGGACGCCGTCGTCGGAACCGTGGACCCGGTCCTCGCCGCGACCCTGCAGGACGCCCTCGTGGCGCTGCTGCGCGACGGTCCCGGTGGCGGGCTGCTGGTCGCCATGGCGGGCGACCGGACGCTGCTCACCTCCTCCCTCGCCACGCACCTCGGCGACCGGCTCCTGCTGCGTATGCCGGACCCCACCGACCTGGCCCTCGCCGGGGTGCCCGCCGCAGCCCGCCCTGACGTCCAGCCGTCCGGCCGCGCCCTGCGCACGCCCGACCACGTCGAGGTGCAGCTGGCCCTGGTCACCGCGGACGACCTGCAGCGGGTCGGGGCTCGCGCCGGCGCCCCGAGCGGCCCGGTGCTGCGGCTGCGCAGCCTGCCCACCAACGTGTCCCTCGACACCGTGGCTGCGTCGCGGCCGGGCGGCACGGCGGCGTTCGCCCTGGGCGGGGACGCCGCGCAGCCCGTTCCCACGCCGCTGGCGACCGCACCGGTCATCGCCGTCCTGGGACCACCGGGCAGCGGCCGGTCGACCGCGCTCGCCGCCCTCGGTGCGGCGGCTCTGGAGGATGCGGCCGAGGGCGCCGCGTCCCAGGTCTCGGCGGACCCGGGCTCGGCAGGCCCGCGCACGGCCACCCAGGACCCGGGCGCGGCCACCCAGGCCACGCGTGCCCTGGCGCCAGGGCCGCGACCCGTGGTGGTCGTCGCCACCCGACGGTCCCCGCTCACCGCCTGGGCCGCTGCCCACGGCGTCCTGGTGCATGGTCGCGACGACGCCGATCGTCTCGGCGTCGCTCTGCAGGGCCCGGGCGTCGTCCTGCTCGTGGACGATGCGGAGCTGCTCCTCGACTCCCCTGCCGAGGCTGTCTGCGTGGCCGCCGCCCAGCGGGCCGGCCGCCAGGAGCCCGGCGCACCCACGGTCGCCGTCGCCGGGTCGGGCAGCCAGCTCACCGCGACCTTCCGGGGCCTGGCGACCGAGCTGCGTCGCTGCGGCACCGGGATCGTCCTGCAGCCGCACCACCCCACCGACGGCGAGCTCCTCGGCACGCGCGTGCCCCGCCTGCACGCGCCGCCGCCCGGACGCGCGATCCTCGTCGACCACGGACGGTGTCTCGCCATACAGGTCGCCCGGCCATCCACCGACTGA
- a CDS encoding FluC/FEX family fluoride channel: MSSAPTTGTRFLAVGAGGLGGALARAALSQTFPPSEFPTGLLLTQTLGCLLAGLLTPWLLRRGPLWSLTFLTGGLASFTTFGLFTGEVLALAPHHLAGAALYLASSTVLGVGAAVVGLQISMGEITSLSALAVSHRRGPAAYEASVGPTDTGPITGGTEAGDNPVRHHRGWRS; this comes from the coding sequence ATGTCCTCCGCTCCCACCACCGGCACGCGCTTCCTCGCCGTCGGGGCGGGGGGTCTCGGCGGGGCGCTGGCACGCGCCGCGCTGAGCCAGACCTTCCCCCCCAGCGAGTTCCCCACCGGGCTGCTGCTCACCCAGACCCTCGGCTGCCTGCTGGCGGGCCTGCTCACGCCCTGGCTGCTGCGCCGCGGTCCGCTGTGGTCCCTGACCTTCCTCACCGGGGGCCTGGCGTCGTTCACCACCTTCGGCCTGTTCACCGGCGAGGTGCTCGCGCTCGCACCTCACCACCTGGCCGGCGCTGCGCTCTACCTCGCCTCCAGCACCGTCCTCGGCGTCGGCGCTGCCGTCGTCGGGCTGCAGATCTCCATGGGGGAGATCACGTCGCTGTCGGCCCTGGCGGTGTCGCACCGGCGGGGACCTGCGGCCTACGAGGCCTCCGTCGGGCCCACGGACACCGGGCCGATCACCGGCGGGACGGAGGCCGGCGACAACCCGGTCCGGCACCACCGCGGCTGGCGCTCGTGA